Proteins co-encoded in one Astyanax mexicanus isolate ESR-SI-001 chromosome 1, AstMex3_surface, whole genome shotgun sequence genomic window:
- the skida1 gene encoding SKI/DACH domain-containing protein 1 has translation MGDVEFGFEEMQGVRLGYLVIQGKQMFALSQVFTDLLKNIPRTTVHKRMDHLNVQKHRCDLRQLRKLKALNSVAFHAAKCTLISREDVEALYVSCKTERVGGGKWKAREREEEPVQKPVWPCWGSAERALPRLYGATFSHHHNGLCSRVGKRAPKTKRRHREDRCWGREARQLVLLPGCCAPESCCSSSDSESTSSNNDSDFGSSLSTSSTSGTSTSTNSGTSDEEDEDEEEDEEECISCSSDDNSSDEEDSSDSSSASSHVSSQSIRFRRARLAKAPLLLQPTFRYRESERPKAPRQLDVDVASWRRAVGACLAGRTSHAPPLHLHFAHQLPKTTETARSGAGVGTVGFPYGAPRANGTSFLGLSSKFHSAFIPSPDHIQNKDNALPHKTEHAPFTLTDTKLPSSPTPKLTAKEIKTEGKESSALASDHDRGAFQFNHVKIKVEDPLDDYEYTSQCLSPLSKTNGVDGSCSKDDFVEKELCKDASKTTPPPPLPPPLNQEPSSTLDIHCAENGEYKNGERVRRSHRVPMWGRKAAKPSSTADRSPRCADHERSEEEWASQSKRRRATGGQTPCLKRPFNFMANFPSPPSLVVGSDGDLSPAYSLNSFRNKQLPHHSHPVWTWQLGACVVPPPLNQRLRKTIS, from the coding sequence ATGGGAGACGTGGAGTTTGGCTTTGAGGAGATGCAGGGGGTGAGGCTGGGCTATTTGGTCATCCAGGGCAAGCAGATGTTCGCGCTGTCCCAGGTATTTACAGACCTGCTAAAGAACATCCCCCGCACCACCGTGCACAAACGCATGGACCACCTGAACGTGCAAAAGCACCGGTGTGACCTGCGCCAGCTGCGCAAGCTCAAAGCCCTTAACTCGGTTGCCTTCCACGCCGCCAAGTGCACACTCATCTCACGCGAGGACGTGGAGGCCTTATACGTGTCCTGCAAGACAGAGAGAGTAGGCGGCGGCAAGTGGAAGGCGAGGGAGCGCGAGGAGGAGCCCGTGCAGAAGCCGGTGTGGCCCTGCTGGGGCTCAGCGGAGCGCGCGCTGCCTCGCCTTTACGGTGCGACATTCAGCCACCACCACAACGGGCTGTGCAGCAGGGTGGGTAAAAGGGCGCCCAAAACAAAACGGCGGCACCGGGAGGATCGCTGCTGGGGCAGGGAAGCACGCCAGCTCGTGCTACTGCCCGGCTGCTGTGCGCCCGAGAGCTGTTGCAGCAGCAGCGACAGCGAGTCCACGTCCAGCAACAACGACTCGGACTTCGGCTCCAGCCTGTCCACCAGCAGCACCAGCGGCACCAGTACCAGTACCAACTCAGGCACGTCGGACGAGGAGGATGAAGACGAGGAAGAAGACGAGGAAGAGTGCATCTCGTGCTCGTCCGATGACAACAGTAGTGACGAGGAGGACAGCTCGGACTCGAGCTCGGCCAGCAGTCACGTCTCCTCGCAGAGCATCCGTTTTAGGCGCGCGCGCCTCGCAAAGGCGCCCCTGCTTCTGCAGCCAACCTTCCGTTACCGGGAGAGCGAGCGGCCCAAGGCGCCGCGGCAGCTGGACGTGGACGTGGCGAGCTGGAGGAGAGCGGTGGGCGCATGCCTCGCGGGTAGGACCTCGCACGCCCCCCCGCTCCACCTCCATTTCGCACACCAGCTGCCAAAGACCACCGAGACGGCCAGAAGCGGCGCAGGAGTTGGGACCGTAGGCTTCCCCTACGGCGCGCCGCGCGCCAACGGAACGTCGTTTCTTGGACTCTCCAGCAAATTTCACTCGGCCTTCATCCCCAGCCCTGACCACATACAGAACAAAGACAATGCACTCCCTCACAAGACCGAGCACGCGCCCTTTACGCTCACGGATACCAAACTACCCAGCAGCCCGACCCCCAAGCTCACCGCAAAGGAAATCAAGACAGAAGGCAAAGAGTCTTCGGCCTTGGCCTCCGACCACGACAGAGGCGCGTTTCAGTTCAACCATGTCAAAATCAAAGTGGAGGACCCTCTAGACGACTACGAGTACACCAGCCAATGCCTTTCTCCACTCAGTAAGACCAACGGGGTTGACGGCTCGTGCAGCAAAGACGATTTTGTGGAAAAGGAGCTGTGTAAAGACGCCAGCAAAACAactccccctcctcctcttcctcctcctctgaaCCAGGAACCGAGCAGCACGTTAGACATTCACTGTGCTGAGAACGGAGAGTACAAGAATGGTGAAAGGGTCAGGAGAAGCCATCGGGTTCCCATGTGGGGGAGGAAGGCGGCCAAACCGAGTTCCACAGCGGACAGAAGTCCTCGGTGTGCTGACCACGAAAGATCCGAAGAGGAGTGGGCGAGTCAAAGCAAGCGCAGGAGGGCCACGGGCGGCCAAACTCCGTGTCTGAAGAGGCCCTTTAACTTCATGGCGAATTTCCCCTCTCCGCCGTCTCTTGTCGTGGGAAGTGACGGTGACCTGAGCCCAGCTTACTC